In Campylobacter showae, the genomic stretch ACAAACAAAACGCTCGCTACGAAGAGGCCGTGCAAAAAGCCAAAGACGACGCGCAAAAAAGCCTAGAAAAGACGCTAGAGCGGATAATGAATAACTACAACGAACTAAAAACCGAAGGTAGCAGCGACGCAAACAAAGAGGAGATGCTGGCGCTGGCAAATAAATTCTGCAAATACGACGAAGAAAAAGCAAAGAAAAGTAGCTTCAGCGCGCCCGTAAACTGCGATAACGATGCGATCGCGGACGAGCTCGCAAACAAATACAAGCTAAACGGCAATGCCTTTTTATTTAGCACCTTCGTAAGCCGGTTTCAATGGGCCGCGCTTGATTCGCAACGCCCGCCAAAACCGATATTTTTCGGAGATATGCCAAAACAGATAAACTCGCGCTCGTACGAGCTCAAATTTATCATCAACACCGATAAAACCGTCGATATCGACCGCAAAGCCGTGATGATAGAGGACGGAGAACGCAAGGAGATCGGCAGCGGCGTACTCGGTAAATTTTACGAAAGATAGGCCTTCATTTATAGCTTGCTCGGGCGAACGATTTGTCCTTGCAAGCTTAAATTTGCTTTTATTTTCGACAGATCCACACAAAGCGCGAAAGTAAATTTAGATCGCTACGGACAAATTTCAGCCTTTAAATCCACGCTATTTTTTCAAATCTCGTTTTATCAAATTTAACTGTTCTTGATTTTATCTTTTAAATTTAGGTGCAAATTTGCTCAACAAGATCAAATTTATGCCGGTTTTACGAAGCTAAATTTGCGACGATAACACAAAAAAAGAAGTCGCGGACGCGTCAAATTTGCGTCCGCATTAGAGTAGCTAGTTTAGAAGGTTAAATTTATATCCGACTTGCAGCCAAAGCTCGTTGTTATCGGTCTTTTTGACTGCACCCATAGCATCAAAGTTCTTTCTCTCAAGAGCCGTGTAGGTGATGCTTGCGCTTAGCCCCTTGACCCACGGTATATCGTAGCTAGCCTGAGCCGCCCAGCCCTTGACGTTCATGTGCGTATTAGCCGCGGTCGGACCTGCATTGCGGTGAGGGGCGTCTTGTTTGCCTTTTACTAGATGTAGTTTTGCTTTTAGGCCCTCGGCGCCCACTTCTTTAAAGTCGTATTCAAACAAAAGTTTATGCGTATTCATGCCCGCATATCCTGTAAACACGAAAGGTCCGCGGATAGGAAGCAGCGTGTATGAGCCAGGGCCGTTACCTAGACCAAACGCCAAAGCGTCGTTGTCGCCGATGGTCGTATAGGCATAAGAGGCGCTAAATCCCACAAAATCATAAATCCCCGCTCTTAGACCGATCATATTTCCGTCGTAGTTTAGATCTTCTAAGCCTCTTGTAGTGCGAGAGCCCTTATACATCGCGTCAAATCCGAGCTTAAAGTCGCCGACGGGTACTTTGTAGTTTGCTTCGGCCAGGTAAAAGTTGATGTCGCCCTGCAAAGCGCCACGTCTAAGATCGGTCACTCTAGCGTATGCGCCGGTTAGTTTTAGATTCGGTATGCCTTGGTTGATGACCGCGCCGGTAAAGATATTATCAAACTCATACGCCACAGGCCCCATACCGCCGACGATTACTCTGTCTTTAAAGTGCGGAGCGCGCCCCTCTTTGCCGCCCGTTACGACGGCGCTTCTGCCTTGAAATTTATAATACCAGCCGCCGATCAGGGTGGTGTTTGGTATGTCTTTATTTACGATCGTTAGACCCTCAAACGCCTCTTTAAACGCGCGCGTCGGGTTGCCCGCTACTAGCGGAGTGTTTACGTACTGACGGCCAAATTTTATATCAGTCTGCCCTATGCCGTAGCCTAGATACGCTTCGGACATTACCGCGCCCTGCGTTCTCCATTCTTTGTCGTATAGAGTGCCGCTTTTTCTCATGCTGTTAAACGGCAAGAAGTTGCCCTGCCCAGTAATGCCGAGCCTAAAGCCGTAAAACGGATCGGTCACGTATCCAAGCTCAAGCTGTATAGACGTCAGCTGCTCGTCGTGTATCGGCGCGCGCTCGTCTTTTTGATCGACATAGGTAGCCTGGATCTTGCCCGCTAGTTTTCCTTTGGTAAACGCCTCCCCAAAGGTATCGGCTGCGTTTGCTGCGCCTAAAAAGCCAAGCGCCAAAACGGCGGCCAAACTTAGTTTTGCTAGTTTCATAAAAACTCCTTGGTTAAATTTAGCAAATTTACGTTCCGTAAATTTAATGCGGAACATTAATTTTTATATTTAAGGATTATAGCACAGAAAATAATAAAATTCGCGTTAGATTTGTGATATTTGCTAAAAATATCGCCGATTTTAGGCAAATTTACACAACAGCGCGCTCTTTAAGCAATGTATAAAGCTTAATCGTCGAGATAAAAAATGTCACGATCGCAGGCCCCAGGATAAGTCCCCAAAAGCCAAACGTCGAGATACCCGCTATCATCGAGAAAAACAGCAACAGCTCGTTGATCTTGGTCGGGATTTTTACGAGCTTATCGTTGATAAATTTAATCACGATCGGCTTTAAAAACGTATCTGCGACGACAGATATCACGATGATGGTATAGACGGCGATGACGATCGCGGCCGCGGTGTTGCCGTTAGCAAACTCGTAAAGGCTAATAGGCCCCCAAGCAAGCAATCCGCCAACGACTGGCACGAGCGAAGTAAAGGCAAAGAGTATGCCCATCAAAAAGCCGTTATAGCCGTAGGAAATCGTAATGATAGCAAAGAGGCAACCCTGCAAAATCGCGTTTATCACGATAGAATAAAGCACGACGCTCATGACGTTGGCCACTTCGCTGAGGATAAACTCGCTCTCGCTCTCCTTCATCGGAAGCGCGCTTTTTAGGTAGCCCACGAGCTCGCTGCCGTAAAGCACCGCAAAAAAGAAAAACACGAGGATAAAAATCATATCTACGAGAAAATTTACGCTTGATTTTCCAATACCGGCTAAATTTGCGATGAGATTTGCCGAGATAGCCTTGACGTCGATATCGGCGATCATCTCTTTGATTTTTGGTTCTAGAAATTTGATCGGCTCTGGCAGCTGAAAATTCCCGCTTTGAAAATAATTTAGCGTGTTTGTTATGTAGCCGGTGTTAAAGTTTGCGGCGTGTTTAGCGATCTCGATCACGGCGTACAAAAGCGGCGCGATAAATAGCGAAAATAGCGCAAGCGTGGTAAGAGCCGCCGAGAGCGTCCTTTTGCCCTTCGTTAGCTGTAAAAATTTGACGTTGACGTTTGAGGTGGCGACGGCTAGCAAGGCGGCGATAAAGATATTTAGCAAAAACGGCTTAAAAAGGTACACGACCAGCGCCAACGCACAAAGAGCGAAGACGCCAAAAAACACTCGATTATTCATTTTTTTCCTTTGAGGGGCTTATTATATCAGATTTTGCGGTGTTTTGCGGGCGGGCGGGGCTTTGGGGGGATAGCTTTGGCAAGGTTGATAAATTTAGCGCAAAATTTGAGCGTGTTAAATTTTCTGTGTACTTTTAAATCGAGCATATAACGAATGCGGTCAAATTTGACGGCCGACTAACCAGACGGCAACAAATTTGAAAGCTCAAATTTTACTTACCGACGGCTTTAGACAAATTTAGAAAAAATAACCATCTAAGTAGAGCCAAATTTGCCCTACTCCTCAAACAATCCCTTTTGCGTATCGCCGTCAAATTTGAGCTTAAACACCTCGTAGGCTTTGGCGCTAGCTAGCCTGCCTTTTGCCGTGCGCTCGATGTAGCCGTTAGCGAGCAGATAGGGCTCGATCACGTCCTCGACCGTGCCCTCGTCCTCGCTTAGAGCTGCCGCGATCGTGCTTAGACCCATCGGGCGGCGTTTGGCGGCGAGCAGGATTTCTAGGTACTTGATATCCATCTCGTCAAATCCTATGTCGTTTACGCCAAGCGCGTCTAGAGCCTCTTTGGCGCGAGGTTGCGAGATGATCGCTTCGTCGTTTACCTCGGCAAAGTCTCTTATGCGTTTTAGCAGCCGTAGTGCGATCCTAGGCGTGGCGCGCGAGCGAGCGGCGACCTCGAGAGCGGCGGCTTTTTCGCACTCTTTGCCAAGCTTTACCGAGGCGATCTGCACGATACGAGCCAGCTCCTCTCTGGTATAAAACTGCAGCCTAAAATCCATCCCAAATCTATCTCGCAGGGGTGCCGAGATCATTCCTGCGCGCGTCGTAGCGCCGATCAGCGTAAATTTAGGTAGGTCGATCTTGATAGTCTGCGCCGCAGGTCCCGAGCCTATAATGATATCTAGGCGAAAGTCCTCCATCGCAGGATACAGCACCTCCTCGATCGCGGGGCTTAGGCGATGTATCTCGTCGATAAAGAGCACGTCACCCTCTTGCAAATTTGTCAGCACCGCTGCCAGATCGCCGCTTTTTTCTATCATGGGCGCAGCCGTCATCTTGATGCTCACGCCCATTTCGTTTGCAATGATGTGCGCCAGCGTCGTCTTGCCAAGGCCCGGCGGTCCGTAGAAAAGCACGTGATCTAGGCACTCGCCGCGCTTTTTAGCGGCCTTTATAAAGACGCCTAAATTTTGCTTGATCTTTCCCTGTCCGATGTAGTCCTCAAAGCGCGTGGGGCGTAGCGACACCTCAAAATCGTTCTCGAAGCTTATTTTTTCTATTTCGACTATTCTATCCATTTTTTCGGCTCTGTTTTTCGTAAATTTGCCGCATTTTACAAAATTTTGGGTAAGTTTTGGCTTTCGCCTTTGTTCAAATTTGACTCGGCGTTCGGCGGTAAATTTGAAAGAAAAGGTGATTAAATTTGAGTAAAAAACGGCGAGTTTAGGTTGGTAGAGTCAAATTTGGCGCCGTAAAGGCTAAGGTTTTTAAACCAAACAAAGCTCAAATTTATCCGCCTCGCCGAAGCGGATAAATCTCAAAAATCAGCTTAAATTTGACGAAAAACACAGATCGCGGCCGACTAAATCGGTCAGAGCTTAAAACTCCGCTATCCTTGCCTTTAAAAGCTTGCAGTCGCTATCGTTGCCAAATTTACAACCCTCCGCGATAGATTCGAATTTTTCGTAAATTTCGATATTTTTCTCGTAGTTTTCAAAGCCCAGAGCCCTGCAGCCGTCGTCGTTGCCAAGCTTGCAAGCGCGCGAATACCCGTCGTAGGCGTCGTAAACTGCAAACTCCACGCCCTGCGCGTGCTCGTAAACGTAGCCAAGAGCATAGCAGCCAAGCGCATTTTTCATGTAGCACGAGGTGTCAAAGGCCTTGTGCGCGCTTGCTAGATCGCGCTCTGCGCCCAGCCCCTCATGCATCATCCTGCCGTAGTTATAGCAGCCCGCGCCGTCAAATTTCCTGCACGCTTTGGCGTATAAATTTACGGATTTTTTGAGATCGTTTTGTGATTCATAGATGAGGCCGAGGTTGTTGCAAGCCGCTCCAGAGCCTAGCTCGCAGCCTTTTTCGTAGAGGCGAAATATTTTATTTTCATCTTTGGGGCCGAAAATTTCCTTGACGTTTAAAAGCGCTAGGTCAAAGCAGCCCGTGCCGTTTCCCAGCTCGCACGATTTTACAAAGAAAAGCTCGGCTTTTTCGTTACTTTTCTGGGCTCCTAGCCCGCTAAAATGCATGCTACCCAGTGCCGCGCAGCTCATCGCGTCGCCCTCCTCGCAAAGCGGCGATAAGATCTTAAAAGCCGCGTCATAATCGGCATTTTCGATAGCCTGTCTCGCGGCCGCCTCGCGCTTAGAAAATCGCTTCTCTTTCTGCGTTTGCTCGTTTTGCTCGCCAAGACTATCGATGCCTAGCCCAAAATTCGGATTTGAAGCCGTTAGCGCACTAAAAAACGTCGCTAAAATCAATAAAATTTTCAAAACACGCTCCTTGTTTTTAACTAGCCTTGTTTTGATAGCCAAATTTTACCCGTCAAATTTGACGAGGGGCGGGTAAATGCAAGCGTTCAAATTTAACCCAAACTCTGTTCGTCAAATTTAACGCCTAAGGCTCAAATTTGCCGCCGTTTGCCGGGTGATCAAATTTGCCCCGTCGACTAGATTTGCCCAAAACAAGCTAAATTTTATACTCGAACTCCTCGCTCGGAAAGGTCTTTTCTCTAACTTCGCGAGCGTAGGCTTCTACCGCCGTTCGCACCAAATTTGCGCCGTCAAGGTATCGTTTTACGAATTTTGGCTTAAACTCGTCAAAAAAGCCGAGCATATCGCTCCACACGAGCACCTGCCCGTCCACGTCGGCACCCGCGCCGATACCGATGATAGGCATCTGCACGCTCTTTGCGACCTTTGCCGCAACCGCACTTAGCGTGCCCTCGACCACGGCCGAAAACGCTCCAGCGCGCTCAAGCGCCTTCGCCTCCTCGATCAAGCGTGCTTCGTCAGCCTCGCTGCGTCCCTTTATCTTGTAGCCGCCCTCTTTTCGCACAAACTGAGGCATGAGTCCGATGTGGGCCATCACGTTTATGCCCTCGCCCACTAGCCTTTTTACGATAGGAGCGGCTTTTAAACCGCCTTCAAATTTGACTGCATCCGCGCCCGCTTTGATAAATTTAGTCGCGTTTTTTAGCGCTGATTTTTCGTCCTGATAGCTACCAAATGGCATATCAACAACGACAAAAGCATGCTTTGCGCCCTGCAAAACAGCCTTAACATGATAAAGCGCGTCGTCCATTTTTAGGCTTAGCGTGTCTTTTTTGCCGTTAAAGCTCATGTTTAGACTATCGCCGACCAAGATAATATCGACGTAATCATCAAAAAGCCGCGCAAAAAGAGCGTCATAAGCCGTGATCATAACGATGGGCTCAACGCCCTTTTTATTAATTATATCATAAATTGTAACTTTTTTGTCATTTTTTAACATAAATTCCTCCTTAAATTTAGGTATTTTATTTTTAATTTTATCAAAAAAATGTTACAATCACGATAATAGTTTTAAGGAAAATAAATGGGAATACTAAGAAGCCTCGAGATAGACTACTCTTACGACATCGTGGAGGAGTTTTTGTCGCATTACTCCTTGATGTGCGATCTGATGGAACCGCTCATCATAGGGCTCACCAGGCCGGATAGGTATAGCGGCTATATCGGCGAGCTTTTTAGAATTTTTCATAATATTAAGTCTGCCGCAGGCTTTATGAAGCTTGATCCTATATTAAAATTAACTACTTTAGCCGAGGAAATTTGCGGCGAAGCAAGGGATCTACAAGGACCCGCAAACGATGACTTCGTAGACTGGCTGCTTTTATTGAGCGACCAGTTTAACAGATACAAAAACGATATAGAAAACGATACCGAGTTTTTCAGTCCGCTGGACGCCAATATCGTAAAAATTCCCCAAAAACTAGACGTTTGACAAAAAATACAAAAAATAATATAATCCACAACCTTTAAAAAGAGGCTAAATTTAGTCTAATTCTTACGGGAGCGACTTGGCTTCGACAGGAGCAGAGCGGTCACGGTGGCACGTCGCTTTGAGCAAAGCGTAAAAAGCTCAAATAAATTTAAACGCAAACAACGTTAACTACGCTCCTGCTTACGCTAAAGCTGCGTAAGTTCAGTTGAGCCTCGCCTAGTCAGATACTAGCTAAGACGGCGGCGAGTAACCCCAGCTAGCGTAGGTTGGCGGCCTGACGAGCTGTTAGCCGAAATCTTGTCTTAGTCTAAAATAAGGTTTTGGAAAGTGAGCCTTTTTAGATGAAATTTTCACTTTTGCTAAGCGTGTAGAGGCTGTGATCGGTTTGTTTTTGGACAGGGGTTCGATCCCCCTCGCTTCCACCAATTATCATTTTCACGAGATTTCAAAAGCTTTCAAAAGTCCCTAAAATACGAGCTTTAAACCCCTTTTAGCATTTCATAAGATTTCATTGATTATCATACATTTTCAAGAAAATAAGTGTGTTTTTGAGTGTGCGCGACTAAAACGCTAAATTTTTACACACTCAAAAAAAGGATAACCGACAAGAACGGGCTTTGCGTAAAATCATAAACGCAAAAACTAGATTTTGAGTGTGTCTAAAAACGAGCGAATTAAAATAACACACCCAAAAGCACACTTACGCACATACAAAAAGGCGAAAAAATGGCGACGTTTGCGAAAGATAGCCAACTAAAAACCTATACGCTCAAAGACGGCAAAAGCTAGAGAATGGATTAAAGATATTTCTACTCCGTATCTCTACGTTTATGCGACGCAGACCAAAAACGGCGTAAGCAAAACGTTTATTTTTAGATACGCAGGCGAGAACCGCAAAACTAATCAAATCATCATAGGCAAATATCCGAGTATCACGCTAGCCGAAGCAAGAGCCAAAGCTACCGAGCTAAAAAGACTAAAAGAGAGAGGCGAGGACGTTAAAAAAGCCGTGATAGCTCAAAAGGCGGTTAAATTTGCGGACGTGGCGCGCGAGTGGGTAGAAAAAGAGCAGACAAAAAGCACCTCATCGCTAAGCAGAGAAACGGGGCGGATAAATAATTATCTTATGCCCTATCTAAAAGACGGCGACGTTAAAACGCTAGCGCGCAGAGACTACGCGCAGGTCATCGAGCGCATACAAGAAGCCGAGACCAAAAAAGGCATAAGCCACGACACGAGCAAGCGCACGTTTAGGCTACTTCGTAAGATTTTAGACCTAGCCGTCAATAAAGGCTACATAGACCATAACCCGACGAGGGATATTATTTTTGCCGACACCTTTAAAACCTCAAAATGCGAGAACTACAGGGCGATCACCGCCCCCGAGAGGCTAGGCGAGCTTTTAAGGGCGTTTGACGGCTTTAGAGGCTCAAATAGCACTAAGCAGGCGTTAGTATTCGGCGCACATACCTTTTTACGTAGCGCAAACGTCAGAGAACTAAAATGGCAATACGTTAGCTTTGATAAAAACCTCATCGTATTTCCAGCGGACGCAATGAAAATGCGCGCAGACTTCGCCGTGCCGATAAGCAAGCAAGTAAAAGAGCTTTTAAAAGCTCAATACGAGATAAGGCGGGGCGATTTCGTATTTCCTAGCGACATAACGAGCCTAAAACCGCTAAGCGAGAATACGCTTAACTACGCGCTTAAGCGGCTAGGTTTCGGCGACGAGACGGTTTTTCACGGACTAAGGGCGACCGCCTCGACGCTACTAAACGAAAATATCAAACGACACGGCAAAGACGCGGAAATAATAGATCTTTGCCTAGACCACAGAGAGCGAAACAAAATAAAATCAATCTACGATAGAAGCCAAAGACTAGAGGAGCGCGCCGAGCTTATGCAATGGTGGAGCGATTATCTAGACGAAGCGAAAGGGGAATAAATGGCAAATAAGACAGCAAGGAAAACTACACAACCAAGAAAAAACAAGTCAGCTAGTAGCCCAAGAATAAACAACGACGGCGAGGCAGAACAAGAAAAAATAGATAAGGGGTGCGAGGTAATACAATCACTTTGTGAGATTTTTAGGGGAAATGATATTAATTATTGGCAGGGCTTAAACGATATTGAAGAAAGATTTGATAGTTTTATGTCCGATATGGAGCAACAGAATACGGACGCAAATTATTTTACTTTAGCCGATTTTGCCCCTTACCATATTTTTTTATTTCACAATGATGCAAAATGTCGCTTTTATGACATATTTTACCAGTTTATTATTGATTGCATTCATAAAGCCAACCAAGTAAAGCCGATAGAAATAATTAAGTATCAAGCCTATTTGGATGGCATAGAGTTATTATTAACAGCATTAGGCGAGCGAAATATTAAAAGGTATCCAATTAGGGAATTTTCGCATTATGACCACGAGCATAATCAAATTTACAGAGACGCAAAGCTTACCCCCGAACAAAACGCGATGAACTCATTAGCTAATTTTGAAGCTTATGTAAAAATGTATTTTTCAAAACATCAAGAGACAATAGAAAGATACGAAAACGGCGCGAAAATAGTCATAATTAAAGAGAGATTTAAAGATAAGATAGAAAGATTAGCGAGAAATTATCAGCTAGATTTTGATAAAACAGAATTAAAAGACAATGTATTGGCAGGCAAAATAGTCAGACATTTTGGTATAAAAGAGACCAAAACAAACGATTAGGGAAAATTTTCCTAAGACACTACACGCCCTTATTTTAGGGGCTTTACTCCATTTTAATGTATTCACTTTTTTAACAATTTTACTCCAAAATCTCAGAAATACCCGATACTTTAGGGAAAAAATACCTTTGCGCTCGTTTTAAAAACCCGCGATAATTTCACTCATATTTATTCAAGTGCGCACGCGGATAAATAATATCACTCGTAAGGAGTTTTTATTATGAACCCATTAATCGTAAAGAACAACACGCTAAGCCCGAAAGAAACGGCGCAGTATTTAGGTATTTCGACCGCTACGTTATGGCGTTTTATGAAGCGCGACGATTTCCCGAAGCCAAAACGCTTAACAGAGCGCACGATCCGCTTTTTAAAAAGTGACCTTGACACATATTTACAAGATAGGAGCGCGTAAGATGAAAGCCTTTGAAAACGAAGCCGAAAAAGGGCTTTATTCAGACTTTGCGCGAATGCTAGGCGAAGTTTATCCGGGCGTCTTAAAATCTGCGACAAGCGATGAGCCTAGCGACTACAAAGAGGGTTTAAATCAAGGGCTGGCAGTAGCCTTTAATTTATTTCAAGTCCTGGACGAACAGCGCGATCAACTCCAAGCCCTCCAAGCCGAAAACCAACGGCTAAGAGAGCGATTTTTTCAAAGGAGCGCAAACAATGAGTAAGCTAGTATTTACGCCTAGCAAACTTTGCTTTAGCGCGGGCGATGAGGTTATGTTAAAGGCTTTTAAAAAGCATTTGCATACCTACAAAGTGGCGAGCCTGGACGGCGTAGCCCAACCTTTGTTAGATTGCGCTTATGATTTATTTCATATCGTGCAGACGCGTCTGCTTGCAGTTGCGAGCGGTAGCGAAGCAAAAAGTAAGAGCATAAAAGAGCTAGAAATAAAAGCAGGCATAAGAGAGGAGAATAACCGATGAGAGCGCAGACGGTAAAAAAGCAAATTTTACAAAAGATGATAGCAAGAGATGAACCGATAAGGGCGTGCAATATCACGGCTAGCAACCAAAACGTTTATTTGATACAGCTAGAGCGCGCAGGTATTATTAGCCGTAAATGGCACGACGGGCAAGGCTACAAAATAGCCTATTTTAAAGACGACGAGCAAAGAAAAAAGGCTATTAAATGGCTAAAAGCGCACGGCGTTAAAGTAGCGTAAATCAAAGAATTTTAGGGGCGGTTAGTGTCAAGCGATCCGCCCTCTTTGGATGTTAAAACGTGGAAATATTACCTCAAATTACCCAAATACTAGCTGAAACGCCTAGCATAGCCATAGACACCGTACGCGCGAGTTTCCTAAAAAACAGAGTAACGCGCAAGCACTACACCAAAATAGAGCTACTTAAAAGCATAGCCAAAAATCACGGCTTGAAATGGCGAAAAATGCAAGATACCAAAGAAATAAAAATATCCAATCGTTACGAGTTTCAAGGGCTAAAAATAACCGATCTTTACGAACTCGAAAATCTAAGCATATTCTACGCCACTACAAAAGCCCCCAACGAGTGCCGACAGCGCGCCGTGATTGAGTTTTATGGGCTAAAGCAATATCATAAGCCCGCCCCGCCCTTTGACCTCGTAGCGGAGCTTTTAGGCGCGGTTAATAACGTCTCTAGTATTGATTTGTGTTTTGATAGAGCAAAGCCCTTTAACCTGGACGCATTCGAGATAGTCGGGGCGGGAAATACCGCCTACATAAAAACCGAGATGACGGCACTGGAGCGCGTTTATTTTTACGACAAAGCCAAAAAGAATAATCTAAATTTGCCCTTGTATCGCGCAGAGGCGACCGCCCCGATAATTGATTTAAACAAGCCTGCGTTACTGCCTAGAGCCGAACGCTTGGAGCTACAATTACGCCAAGCCGTGCGCGATTTTTCGCAAATAATCGACATTGCTACCAAAGCGCAGCCGGCAAAGCTCGCATACAAGGCAAAGAATAACAAAAGAGAGCTAAGGGCGTGATAACCGCTGATAGCTTATGAAACTATTATTAAGCCCGTTTTACGTAAAATAGCGCGGTAAATTTCAAAAGGGCTAATATGGACTTGATAGAGCTATTTTCAGCCGATAGGCTAGCGAGCTACACAAGCGACGACGAACACAGAGCAAATTTT encodes the following:
- a CDS encoding OprD family outer membrane porin; translation: MKLAKLSLAAVLALGFLGAANAADTFGEAFTKGKLAGKIQATYVDQKDERAPIHDEQLTSIQLELGYVTDPFYGFRLGITGQGNFLPFNSMRKSGTLYDKEWRTQGAVMSEAYLGYGIGQTDIKFGRQYVNTPLVAGNPTRAFKEAFEGLTIVNKDIPNTTLIGGWYYKFQGRSAVVTGGKEGRAPHFKDRVIVGGMGPVAYEFDNIFTGAVINQGIPNLKLTGAYARVTDLRRGALQGDINFYLAEANYKVPVGDFKLGFDAMYKGSRTTRGLEDLNYDGNMIGLRAGIYDFVGFSASYAYTTIGDNDALAFGLGNGPGSYTLLPIRGPFVFTGYAGMNTHKLLFEYDFKEVGAEGLKAKLHLVKGKQDAPHRNAGPTAANTHMNVKGWAAQASYDIPWVKGLSASITYTALERKNFDAMGAVKKTDNNELWLQVGYKFNLLN
- a CDS encoding tetratricopeptide repeat protein, producing MKILLILATFFSALTASNPNFGLGIDSLGEQNEQTQKEKRFSKREAAARQAIENADYDAAFKILSPLCEEGDAMSCAALGSMHFSGLGAQKSNEKAELFFVKSCELGNGTGCFDLALLNVKEIFGPKDENKIFRLYEKGCELGSGAACNNLGLIYESQNDLKKSVNLYAKACRKFDGAGCYNYGRMMHEGLGAERDLASAHKAFDTSCYMKNALGCYALGYVYEHAQGVEFAVYDAYDGYSRACKLGNDDGCRALGFENYEKNIEIYEKFESIAEGCKFGNDSDCKLLKARIAEF
- a CDS encoding AI-2E family transporter; amino-acid sequence: MNNRVFFGVFALCALALVVYLFKPFLLNIFIAALLAVATSNVNVKFLQLTKGKRTLSAALTTLALFSLFIAPLLYAVIEIAKHAANFNTGYITNTLNYFQSGNFQLPEPIKFLEPKIKEMIADIDVKAISANLIANLAGIGKSSVNFLVDMIFILVFFFFAVLYGSELVGYLKSALPMKESESEFILSEVANVMSVVLYSIVINAILQGCLFAIITISYGYNGFLMGILFAFTSLVPVVGGLLAWGPISLYEFANGNTAAAIVIAVYTIIVISVVADTFLKPIVIKFINDKLVKIPTKINELLLFFSMIAGISTFGFWGLILGPAIVTFFISTIKLYTLLKERAVV
- the ruvB gene encoding Holliday junction branch migration DNA helicase RuvB, producing the protein MDRIVEIEKISFENDFEVSLRPTRFEDYIGQGKIKQNLGVFIKAAKKRGECLDHVLFYGPPGLGKTTLAHIIANEMGVSIKMTAAPMIEKSGDLAAVLTNLQEGDVLFIDEIHRLSPAIEEVLYPAMEDFRLDIIIGSGPAAQTIKIDLPKFTLIGATTRAGMISAPLRDRFGMDFRLQFYTREELARIVQIASVKLGKECEKAAALEVAARSRATPRIALRLLKRIRDFAEVNDEAIISQPRAKEALDALGVNDIGFDEMDIKYLEILLAAKRRPMGLSTIAAALSEDEGTVEDVIEPYLLANGYIERTAKGRLASAKAYEVFKLKFDGDTQKGLFEE
- a CDS encoding tyrosine-type recombinase/integrase; its protein translation is MIAQKAVKFADVAREWVEKEQTKSTSSLSRETGRINNYLMPYLKDGDVKTLARRDYAQVIERIQEAETKKGISHDTSKRTFRLLRKILDLAVNKGYIDHNPTRDIIFADTFKTSKCENYRAITAPERLGELLRAFDGFRGSNSTKQALVFGAHTFLRSANVRELKWQYVSFDKNLIVFPADAMKMRADFAVPISKQVKELLKAQYEIRRGDFVFPSDITSLKPLSENTLNYALKRLGFGDETVFHGLRATASTLLNENIKRHGKDAEIIDLCLDHRERNKIKSIYDRSQRLEERAELMQWWSDYLDEAKGE
- a CDS encoding Hpt domain-containing protein, whose translation is MGILRSLEIDYSYDIVEEFLSHYSLMCDLMEPLIIGLTRPDRYSGYIGELFRIFHNIKSAAGFMKLDPILKLTTLAEEICGEARDLQGPANDDFVDWLLLLSDQFNRYKNDIENDTEFFSPLDANIVKIPQKLDV
- a CDS encoding aspartate carbamoyltransferase; amino-acid sequence: MQDTKEIKISNRYEFQGLKITDLYELENLSIFYATTKAPNECRQRAVIEFYGLKQYHKPAPPFDLVAELLGAVNNVSSIDLCFDRAKPFNLDAFEIVGAGNTAYIKTEMTALERVYFYDKAKKNNLNLPLYRAEATAPIIDLNKPALLPRAERLELQLRQAVRDFSQIIDIATKAQPAKLAYKAKNNKRELRA
- the panB gene encoding 3-methyl-2-oxobutanoate hydroxymethyltransferase produces the protein MLKNDKKVTIYDIINKKGVEPIVMITAYDALFARLFDDYVDIILVGDSLNMSFNGKKDTLSLKMDDALYHVKAVLQGAKHAFVVVDMPFGSYQDEKSALKNATKFIKAGADAVKFEGGLKAAPIVKRLVGEGINVMAHIGLMPQFVRKEGGYKIKGRSEADEARLIEEAKALERAGAFSAVVEGTLSAVAAKVAKSVQMPIIGIGAGADVDGQVLVWSDMLGFFDEFKPKFVKRYLDGANLVRTAVEAYAREVREKTFPSEEFEYKI
- a CDS encoding helix-turn-helix transcriptional regulator, yielding MNPLIVKNNTLSPKETAQYLGISTATLWRFMKRDDFPKPKRLTERTIRFLKSDLDTYLQDRSA